The window CATGTCCTGCCCACGTCGGCAGGCACGACACGTACCACAGGTTCGTGCCGGATGACAAATGACGGCATCGCCCGCCGAGACGAGGCTCACGTCATCTCCCGCTTCCGTTACGATTCCAGCGTTCTCGTGGCCGAGTGTCATCGGTAGCGACTGACCCATCTGTTCTTCCCACATACCTTCGATGACGTGGTTGTCGGTCTGACACCAGCCAGCACCCTCTATTTCGACGACGACGTGGTTCCCGTCGGTTACCTCCGGTCGGTCTACCTCGTCGATGGAGAGCGCATCGTCCATCTCGTCAGTATAGTCGTGGAGTCGTGCGGCTTGCATGGGTTCACAACAACGCGAAAGATGACAGGTGTTGTGGCGACCGCTCGGAACCCCTCCGAGCGACTCGGATACAATCGCCATTCGTTCGGAAGCGCATTTCAGTCAGAACGAGGGTGGCCAGTACGGAGAATCGGGGATGATGTTCGGGACCCGATGTGAGCCAAACGTCGTGCAGTGGCCACCTTCCTGCAACAAACAAATTTACTCGGTGAAGAATAAATCTTTTGAATCGGTGGCTCCAAGGGAGCGATATGCACGCAGTCGCACTTCGACGCGGGGCGGACAGCCCCGAGGTTATCGAGAAACCACGTCCGGAACCCGGCCCGGGCGAGGCGTTGGTACGGACACTCCGGGTCGGGGTAGACGGCACCGACCACGAAATCCTCGCCGGACACCACGGTGAATTCCCCGCGGACGACGACCACCTCGTACTCGGTCACGAAGCGGTCGGCGTCGTGGAAGACCCGAACGGAACCGCGTTCGAGGAAGGTGACGTGGTCGTTCCAACCGTCCGAAGACCACTCCCGGACGGCCCAACGGAGTACTTCGAGCGCGGCGAACCTGACATGGCTCCACCGGACGAAACGGCCGAACGCGGGATTTCGGGTGACCACGGATTCATGAGCGAGTATTTCGTCAGTCCTGCCCAGAACCTCGTTCCGATTCCGGAGGAATTGGCAGAGTGGGGGTTTTTGATCGAACCCATCAGTATCTCGGTGAAAGCGATCGAGCACGCTCGCGCCTCCCGATCCGCGTTCGACTGGCGACCTGAAAGCGCGCTCGTCCTCGGAAACGGCAGTCTCGGGCTACTCACCGTCGCCATGCTCGACTCAGACTTCGACCGAATCTACTGTCTTGGACGACGCGATAGGCCGGACCCGACTATCGATATCATCGAAGCGTTGGGTGCGACGTATATCGACTCACGCGTGACGCCCGTTTCCGACATTCCCGACAAAGACGAATCGATGGATTTCATCTACGAGGCGACTGGCTACGCCAAACACGCCTTCGAGTCGATCGGTGCGCTCGCCCCGAACGGAGTCGCTGCACTGCTCGGCGTGCCGAATTCGTGGTCCTTCGAGATCGACGGAGGGACACTTCACCGAGAGCTCGTGATGAACAACAAGGCGCTCGTCGGGAGCGTAAACTCCAACTACCGGCATTTCGAATCGGCGGTCGAAACGCTCGCCGAACTACCGGCGTGGTTGTTGGATGACCTCGTGACTGGCATCTACGATGTGTCGAATTTCGAGTCGGCGTTTGCGGACGACGAAACGACAATAAAGACGGCGGTTAAATTCCACACTCAATGAAGAACGTAGACGACTTGATAGAGAGTGCGGCGGAACTCGCAGAGCGTGGCCTCTCGAAGGGCGAAATCGCGGATGAACTGAACGTGTCGCGCGAGACGGCCAGTTGGCTCGTCGAGCGCAGTGGGAGCACCCCAACCCCCGAACCGAAAGGTGGCACGCAGGATATCCACGTCGATTGGAGCGCCATCGGGCGCGACAGCGCCCGCCTTTCCCATATCGGTGCGGCGATGGCGGATCTCCTGTCGAAACACGGCGAAGAGGTCGACTTGACCATCGGTATCGAGAAAGCTGGTGCACCGCTCGCAACCGTGGTCGCGCGCGAACTCGACACCGATCTCGGAACGTACGCCCCCCGAAAGCACCAGTGGGAGGAAGGCGACATCGAGGATTCCAGAGGTACTTTCTCTCGCAACTTCGCGCAGATTCGCAACCGGGAATGCTACGTCGTGGACGACACCATCACCAGTGGAACGACGATGACCGAAACCATCGAAGCGATCCAGGATCGAGGTGGCGAACCGGTCGCCTGCATCGTACTCGCGGACAAACAAGGCATCGAGGAACTGAACGGCGTCCCGGTCTACTCGCTCGTGCAGGTCATTGGCGTTGGAAGCGACGAGTAACTCGGGCGCAACTTCTTTGCGCCGTGAGTTCCTACGCAAGCGCATGACGTTTACACCCGGCGAGCAACTCTCCGCCGAGGAAGTTGCGAACCGCGTCGATTCGACGATCGAAGAGGAGGAGGTCGTACTGTTCATGAAGGGCACTCGAATGATGCCACAGTGCGGGTTCTCCCAACGAGCCCTCGAACTCATCGGAAAGCACCGGGGCGACGAGTTCGAGACGGTAGACGTGCTCGACAATCTGGACGCCTACCGGGAGGAGCTGTCGGAGCACAGCGGATGGGAAACGATTCCACAAACGTACGTCGGCGGCGAATTTATCGGCGGGAGCGACATCCTCGCGGAAATGGAAGAACGAGATGAACTCGGTGACACGCTTCGAACCAACTAACGTCAATCCGACGGTTGCATATGCAACCGAAAGGGTAGCCCCTATAAGTTCGGGGCACGTAGTAACAAACGTACCGCCGACGGGAGACGGAACTCACGACCACAAATGAGCCAGGTATACCGACTACACTCGACGCTCGAACTGCCGCTTGAAACCGTCTACGACCACTTTGAAAGCGACCCGATACTACCGGATGGAATCGACAGCGTCGATATCACCCGCCGGAATAACACGCTTATCATCAGTGCTGTCTCGACGGACGAGAGCATTAGTAAATATACGCCAACGGCACAGCTGAAAGCCAGCGTTTCGGAGACGCGAGTCTTCACCGAAGAGGAGGAGGCGCGACGCAACGCCCCTCGATGGGGCGCGGACGCCGAGGACGAAGAGGAGGAGGAACCGACCGGCGAACTCATCGAGATGGCCGCATTCAAAGGCGACCGGGAGACGGTGCTACAGAACACCGCGCTTCAGTATCCGATGTTCGAGGTGCTGTGTTCCCTCGCCCGCCAAGCCGAAAAAGGCACACTCACCGCAATATCGGAGGTCGATGGTGATTTGGAAGCGACCCGTATCGTCGACGGTGACGACCGACCGGCCTCCATCGAAGTGGTGGAAGGACCACGGAACGAAAACTCCTCGTCTAGCGGCGTGAACTGGCGCGACAACAAGTTCATTTCCTAACGCCGCGTTCTGGGTTCGCATTCAGACGGAACGGACGAGCCTTCGCCGCACGATTTTTCCCACACATCATAAAATTCGAACGCGGTGTGTCACTAACCTAAATGGTTCTTCACACGGAGCCGAAAAGCACTTTAGCGAGGTAATTATATCTAATTACGAGTCATGGCAACCGAGTTCCCAGACTATCTCGATGTAGACTACAGCGATGGTGAAGGCGAACAGCCCGAGGATTATCCCTCGATCGAACACAAAGTCGAGAAAGCTATCGAAGTCACGAAGAAGGGTCTCGAAGAGTACGAAAACCCCGCCGTGATGTGGACGGGTGGAAAGGACTCCACGCTCACGCTCTACTTCATCAAGGAAGTGGCGGAGCGATACGACATGGAGGTTCCACCGGCGGTCTTCATCGACCACTATCAGCACTTTCAGGAGATCCACGACTTCGTCGAACGTTGGGCCGACGAGTGGGATTTGGACGTCATCTACGCCCGCAACGAGGACGTCGGTGCGTACGTCGATGAGCACGGTCTCGAACCGGGTGACGACATCGACATCACCCAGCTTTCCGAGCACAACCAGCACCACGTTCGTGACCTCCTCGAATACGAGGAGGACACCTTCCCGTTCCTGCTCGACACCTACGTCGGCAACCACCTCCTCAAGACCGTCGCGCTGAATGACGCGCTCGAAGAGTACGATGTGGACGGCGTCATCTCCGGCGTCCGATGGGACGAACAGGAAGCCCGCGCCGACGAGACGTTCTTCAGCCCGCGCCACGACCCCGAAATCTACCCACCCCACGACCGCATTCAGCCTATCCTCCACTTCGACGAACCGGCCGTTTGGGACGCGTTCTGGTACTTCGTCGTCCCGGACACCGTCGAGGCGTACCCCGACGATGGCTACGTCCCGCAGGGATTCGACGACCTGCCGGAGGGTGTGGAACAAGACGACATCCCAGTCTCGCCGAAATACTTCGAAGGCTTCCGCTCGCTCGGCAGCGAAGTCAGCACGAAAAAGAGCGATCAGGAGCCTGCGTGGTTGCAGGACATGGAGAACACGACCGAGCGTGCAGGCCGCGCCCAGGACAAAGAAGACCTGATGGAGCGTCTGCGCGATCTCGGCTACATGTAGGCACCCACCTTTTCGATGGTCGAGGGGTAAGCGTCTGCGTCGTGGCGACGTAGACGCTGACCGTTTCCCTGTAAACGCTGGACCAAACGCACCGGAAAACGGCCCTGTTCGCTCGGGAAGAGGCACCCTCTTCCGTGCTCTCGTTCGCTTTGCTCACGAGAGCTCCGCGGCCGCGACTTCCGGGCCGTCGTTCGCACTGCTCACGAAGACATTCCTTCTTCGCTTCAATCCATTTTACCTCGTCGTCGGCCCGCTCGTTCGTCACTGCGTTCCTCACTCGCGAAGTCTCAAACTCGCACAACCATTTCGCTTGCTGGGAATCGCGACGGTTTAGTCGATGGATGAGTACGTCGCCGATGTTACCGTTTGCCCGCCCTGTCGAGCGGTCTGCTCGCGTGAAGTCGCTAATATCAAATCCTTCCACCTTCAAATTGATACAATCGATTTTTGAGTAGACGGGTACATGTATCTCTGTGAGACAGTCTGCATTGGGTTCCCGCCGTGGATTTCTCCGAACTGCCGGAATCAGTGGTCTCACTCTCACCTCGTCGGCAGTCGTTTCGCTCGCCACTGCATCAGCGATGGTACAGAATTCGGGGTCGGGAAAGCTCGTATTCATTTACGACGACGGAACGACGGCGGATTACGCCGAAACGTACCCCGTCCATCAGGAAGCGGGCGTCCCCGGATGTTTCGCGGTCGTTTCGGGACTGATCGGAACCGAAGGACGACTCACGAAAAACCAACTACTCGACATCAACGCCGCCGGGCACGAAATCATCTCTCACACGATCAAACACAGGGCGTTGGGAAGTCTCGAAGTCACGAAAGATGTCGAGAAAGGCGACGTGAAAGTCTACGGACGTTCGAACCGTTTCGGCGAACTCCCGGGCGACGACGTTCGGATCTTCGATTCCGAAAAGCACGAAACCGTGACCGTTACTGGGAACGGCGCTGACGAAACTGGGGAATACATCACGCTCGAAAGTCCAGTGACGAAGGCGTTCAGCGCAGAGCACGCACGGATTCGCTATTCGGACGAGATATTGAAATCCGCGATCGGCGGCTCGAAAGCGCAGTTGGAAGGGTACGGCGTGCACGTCTCGAATTTTGTCCTTCCCTACGGTGTCAACAGCGACCGCGGGCAAGCGTTGATTCCGAAACACTACTCCGCCGTCGCAAATGCAGTGCGAGGTGATGGTCTGAATCCGATTCGAGGGCTCGACCCGTACAACCTCCATCGGCGCTATTTCAGACCGGACCGGCTGTCGAAACCCGAACTGGAAACGCATCTCGATACGGTGGCAAATAGCGACGTGCTCGCTATTTTCGTCGGTCACAGCGCCTACGAAAGTTTCAGTGCGGAGCGTGTTCGAACGGCAATCCGACTGGCAAAGGAGCGAAACATCGAAATCGTCACGCTTCGGAGAGCACTCGTCGATTTGGGATACGCAAAACCGATGACGACCACGACGCAGCGGTAGGACCTCTTCCCGTACCAATACAACCCGGACTACGCCGCAGAAGACGACGACACGAACTGGACGGTTGAAGTTTAGGTTTGCGATTGCATTCGGTGGACAAAGTGATTCTCTTCCACGACGAATGAAACGGAAAACTGATGGTTTTTCTCGTCCCACTCGCTTTCTCGCTAGCAGATAGTACCACCCTATCGGACGAAGAACTTTATTTCATTATCAGAGATGGACGTGTCACGATGGCAGATGATGACCTGCAGGCCAAAATCGACCCGGCGAACTACTACGACGACCTCGGCGAGGGCGAGTGGGAACGTCTCCAAGAGTCGTTCAAGAACTCGCTGGAGTTCGAGAACACGACCGATTATTTGAGTCAGTATCTTCCCGAATCGGGGCACGTGCTCGACGCTGGCGGGGCCGCCGGGAGGTACTCGATTTGGTTGGCGGAGCGAGGCTACGACGTGACCCTGCTTGACCTTTCGGCGGAGCAGGTCGCCATCGCCAAATCACGGGTTGCTGAACGTGACCTCGAATCGCAGGTTACCATTCAACAGGGTGACATTCGCGACCTGCCGTTTTCCGAAACCCGATTCGATGCGACCCTGTGTCTCGGCGGACCGCTCTCACACATCATCTCGGACGACGAGCGGAGCGAGGCAATCCGCGAACTGAATCGTGTGATGCAGTCGAGTGCTCCCGTTTTCGTCTCCGTGATGGGCTTCGTTTCCGTCGTCCAGAACCTCATCAAGAGCGCGGCCCATTTCGAGGCGGGTGTTCGCCAACTCCCCGAGTTCATCGAGACGGCTACGTATTCGGCCGAACTCGCGAAAAAGTACGAGGACGACGACCCTGCCTTCGTTGAGTGTCACTTCTTCCGCGCGGCGGAACTCCGCAACCTGCTGGAAAAACACGAGTTCGCCGTCGAAGTCGTCGCCGGACTCGAAGGTCCGGCCTCGAACTTCGAAGCTCCGCTGGAAGAGATCGACGCTGACGCGCAAAAGAACGTCACAGAAGTCGTTCGAAAACTGCGCGAAGACCCGACCGTCGCCGACCTGTCGAATCACATCCTCGCGGTCGGACGTGTCGGGTAAATTCGTTTGGCTATCGCGTCGCCCGGTACTCGCCGTGTTTGACACCGAGGAGGAGTGCGATCAGGCCGAACACGAGCATCGAGGGTGCGACCATCATCAGCACCGTACTCGTCGCCATAACTCCCATTCCGATGAGTCCCGCCGTACCGACGGCGACGATTGCCAGCAGTGCCGCGGCGGTCACGGGTAAATTGAACTCCATACCGGACAGTTAGCCGACCAATAGAAAAGGGTTACTCCGATTTCGGCCGCATGAGATTCGCCAAGGTGACGAAGAACCCGAGGAACCAACCCAACGGTACCGCGATGCCGAACCACATGCCGACGTAGGCGAACCCTTCCAGTTCGAACCGGGCGCGGAGAACCTCGTCGATACCGCGATAATCGAGTACGTTATCGAGCAACCACATGGCTAGCGTTTCGCTGTTCGGAAAGACGATCTCCGAGAGCGTCGGCGAGTACAGCGCCGCGACGACGGGCGGCAGGAACAGCGCCGTCATGCCGAACGGATAGGCGAACAGCACCGTCGTGATTCGACCGCCGTACCGACTGGTGAGAGACGCTAGCACCGCTGCGACGGTCGCCACGCCACCCGCGGCGGTGACGGCATAAAACCCCTCCGTCGAAAAGCGGACCCTAGCCAGCGCCGCCAATCCGCCCCAAACGACAACCGAGAGCAGGATGACGCCCAACACGCCGAGACTCGCCGCGGTTCGGTCGATTCGACTCGTGTAATAACGAGTCGCAAACCCGAACAGGACGAACGGATACAGGAGGCCGACCACGAGCGTGCCGACCGTACCCCATATCCGATAGGCTACCTTCCCGGACGTGCTCTGTGGCGTCCACCGTCCGAGTACCGAATGTGCTTGCTGTCGCTGCCGTGGAAAGAACAGCGACATCCACCCGGTATGTAACTGCCGTACGTCGTATCGTATCGCATCGAAGAGTCCTCCCTGACTCGTCCCACGTGACATACCGGAATTTGATTCGGCCAGTCGATATGAAGGTTCTCCTTACCGGTCGTAAAAATGGTCGAGAATAGTACTAAAATAGTCACTCCGCCCGCCGCCCAGAATGGCCGGGATAGTCCCGTTCGAACCGGTCTTCGATCTCCCGTTCGCTGAACTCGATGATGACTGGTCGGCCGTGCGGACAAGCATACGGATTGTCACAATCGTCCAGCGCTGCGAGCAGGCTCACCACGTCGCCGTCCCGGAGCGACGTGTTACCGGTAATCGACGGATAGCACGCTAAATCCGAGATCAGCGTATCGGCCACTGCCTCCGCGGAGTTTCGGTCGTGTTCGTCGGGGTCAGTCGAGACGAACTCGCTCAGCACGTCACGCAGGAGGTCGGGGGCCAACGTTTCGCTGAGGACGGCGGGAACCGTCGTCACTTCGACCGTTCGCTCGCCGGTGAGTGCCGCGTGAAAGCCCAATCGCGCCAGCGCCTCGTCGTACTCCTCGAACAGCGCGGACTCCGCCGCCGTCAGTTCGAGTTCGACGGGCGAAGCGAGCACCTGCGACGTCGTGTCGCCCGCGAACTGGTCACGGAGTCGTTCGTAGTTCACGCGTTCGTCGGCGGCGTGTTGGTCGATGAGCACCAACCCGTCGGGCGTTTCGGCAACGACGTAGGTGTCGTGGAGTTGGCCCAGAACGTCCATTCGTGGTAACCCGTCGAACTCGTCGGTCGATTCCGACGCCTCGGTCAGCGTGCCGGTTTCCGTCGGGGCTTTGAACTTTCGTTCCTGAAACGATCCGCCGGGTTCGTTTCGCGATGTCGGGGATTCACTCGTCGATGACGTTCGGTTCACACCGTGGCTCCCGTCGGTACCTGCGAAACTGGTGGTTTGTGGTCGGTTCTTCTCTGACGGTTCGCTTTCGGCCGACGATGAATCGTTGGCGTTCCTCGTGCTCTCGCTGCTCGATGTCGAACTACTCGTTGCCCGTGTCGAATCGCCGGCCGACGATTCGACCGGCGAAGAGTTGTCGGCCCGACTGTCCTCGTCGCCGACAACCGACGCAGTGGTCTCCGTTTCGTCAGTGGTCGGTTCGTCGACGGTGGCATCGAGTTCGGACTGCATCGATTCGGGTACTACGTCGGTTTCGTCGGGTGCAGAGCGGCCTCGGGGTGCGGACGACCGAACGAGTCCGTTGTCGAGGAGCGCGCTCTCTATCGCGGTGCGGACTGCATCCCGTACCGTTCCTTCGTCGCCGAAACGGACCTCCATCTTGCGAGGGTGAACGTTCACGTCTACCGACTCACCCGGCACCGAGAGGAAGAGCACGGCGAACGGATACCGGTCGGGTGCGAGCTGGTTTCCGTATGCCGAGAGGACGGCTTCCCTGACGACTGACGACCGTACGTAACGCCCGTTGACGTACGTCGCGACGTACTCTCGCGTGCTTCTCGTCGTTTCAGGGTGGCTAACGTACCCCGAAACGTCGAGTTCTCCCGTCCCGTGTTCGATGCTTTCGCCTTCCGCCTCGCTTCCGACCGGAATCATCGCGGTGGCGACTTCACGTCCGTACACGGACAAGATCGTGGATTGGAGGTCACCCTGTCCGGTCGTCGAGAAAACTTCGCGACCGTCGTGTTCCAGCGAGAACGCCACGTCCGGATTGGCCAGCGCGTACTGTGTGACGACTCGATTCACGTGTGCGAACTCGGTCGAGTCGGTTTTCAGGTACTTTTCGCGCGCAGGGGTGTTGAAAAACAGGTCGGTAACTTCGACCGTCGTCCCTACCGGTCGGCCTGCCGGTTCGACTCCGTCCACTTCACCTCCGTCGAGTCGGAGTTCGGTCCCTGCCTCGCCGCCTCTCGGTTTCGTTCGAATGGTCACCCGCGCAACTGCACCGATGGTGTAGAGGGCCTCGCCGCGAAAACCGAGGGTTGCGACGCCGGATTCCAAATCGTCGATAT of the Haladaptatus caseinilyticus genome contains:
- a CDS encoding glucose 1-dehydrogenase, which produces MHAVALRRGADSPEVIEKPRPEPGPGEALVRTLRVGVDGTDHEILAGHHGEFPADDDHLVLGHEAVGVVEDPNGTAFEEGDVVVPTVRRPLPDGPTEYFERGEPDMAPPDETAERGISGDHGFMSEYFVSPAQNLVPIPEELAEWGFLIEPISISVKAIEHARASRSAFDWRPESALVLGNGSLGLLTVAMLDSDFDRIYCLGRRDRPDPTIDIIEALGATYIDSRVTPVSDIPDKDESMDFIYEATGYAKHAFESIGALAPNGVAALLGVPNSWSFEIDGGTLHRELVMNNKALVGSVNSNYRHFESAVETLAELPAWLLDDLVTGIYDVSNFESAFADDETTIKTAVKFHTQ
- the gfcR gene encoding transcriptional regulator GfcR, translating into MKNVDDLIESAAELAERGLSKGEIADELNVSRETASWLVERSGSTPTPEPKGGTQDIHVDWSAIGRDSARLSHIGAAMADLLSKHGEEVDLTIGIEKAGAPLATVVARELDTDLGTYAPRKHQWEEGDIEDSRGTFSRNFAQIRNRECYVVDDTITSGTTMTETIEAIQDRGGEPVACIVLADKQGIEELNGVPVYSLVQVIGVGSDE
- a CDS encoding glutaredoxin family protein, with the translated sequence MTFTPGEQLSAEEVANRVDSTIEEEEVVLFMKGTRMMPQCGFSQRALELIGKHRGDEFETVDVLDNLDAYREELSEHSGWETIPQTYVGGEFIGGSDILAEMEERDELGDTLRTN
- a CDS encoding DUF7110 family protein, with protein sequence MSQVYRLHSTLELPLETVYDHFESDPILPDGIDSVDITRRNNTLIISAVSTDESISKYTPTAQLKASVSETRVFTEEEEARRNAPRWGADAEDEEEEEPTGELIEMAAFKGDRETVLQNTALQYPMFEVLCSLARQAEKGTLTAISEVDGDLEATRIVDGDDRPASIEVVEGPRNENSSSSGVNWRDNKFIS
- a CDS encoding phosphoadenosine phosphosulfate reductase family protein yields the protein MATEFPDYLDVDYSDGEGEQPEDYPSIEHKVEKAIEVTKKGLEEYENPAVMWTGGKDSTLTLYFIKEVAERYDMEVPPAVFIDHYQHFQEIHDFVERWADEWDLDVIYARNEDVGAYVDEHGLEPGDDIDITQLSEHNQHHVRDLLEYEEDTFPFLLDTYVGNHLLKTVALNDALEEYDVDGVISGVRWDEQEARADETFFSPRHDPEIYPPHDRIQPILHFDEPAVWDAFWYFVVPDTVEAYPDDGYVPQGFDDLPEGVEQDDIPVSPKYFEGFRSLGSEVSTKKSDQEPAWLQDMENTTERAGRAQDKEDLMERLRDLGYM
- a CDS encoding polysaccharide deacetylase family protein; its protein translation is MRQSALGSRRGFLRTAGISGLTLTSSAVVSLATASAMVQNSGSGKLVFIYDDGTTADYAETYPVHQEAGVPGCFAVVSGLIGTEGRLTKNQLLDINAAGHEIISHTIKHRALGSLEVTKDVEKGDVKVYGRSNRFGELPGDDVRIFDSEKHETVTVTGNGADETGEYITLESPVTKAFSAEHARIRYSDEILKSAIGGSKAQLEGYGVHVSNFVLPYGVNSDRGQALIPKHYSAVANAVRGDGLNPIRGLDPYNLHRRYFRPDRLSKPELETHLDTVANSDVLAIFVGHSAYESFSAERVRTAIRLAKERNIEIVTLRRALVDLGYAKPMTTTTQR
- a CDS encoding class I SAM-dependent methyltransferase, which gives rise to MADDDLQAKIDPANYYDDLGEGEWERLQESFKNSLEFENTTDYLSQYLPESGHVLDAGGAAGRYSIWLAERGYDVTLLDLSAEQVAIAKSRVAERDLESQVTIQQGDIRDLPFSETRFDATLCLGGPLSHIISDDERSEAIRELNRVMQSSAPVFVSVMGFVSVVQNLIKSAAHFEAGVRQLPEFIETATYSAELAKKYEDDDPAFVECHFFRAAELRNLLEKHEFAVEVVAGLEGPASNFEAPLEEIDADAQKNVTEVVRKLREDPTVADLSNHILAVGRVG
- a CDS encoding DUF7333 family protein, which translates into the protein MEFNLPVTAAALLAIVAVGTAGLIGMGVMATSTVLMMVAPSMLVFGLIALLLGVKHGEYRATR
- the mutL gene encoding DNA mismatch repair endonuclease MutL, with protein sequence MSDRETNIRALDEKTVQRIAAGEVVERPASVVKELVENSLDADASRISVRIDGGGTDRIVVEDDGIGMSEEDVRLAVEEHTTSKIRDIDDLESGVATLGFRGEALYTIGAVARVTIRTKPRGGEAGTELRLDGGEVDGVEPAGRPVGTTVEVTDLFFNTPAREKYLKTDSTEFAHVNRVVTQYALANPDVAFSLEHDGREVFSTTGQGDLQSTILSVYGREVATAMIPVGSEAEGESIEHGTGELDVSGYVSHPETTRSTREYVATYVNGRYVRSSVVREAVLSAYGNQLAPDRYPFAVLFLSVPGESVDVNVHPRKMEVRFGDEGTVRDAVRTAIESALLDNGLVRSSAPRGRSAPDETDVVPESMQSELDATVDEPTTDETETTASVVGDEDSRADNSSPVESSAGDSTRATSSSTSSSESTRNANDSSSAESEPSEKNRPQTTSFAGTDGSHGVNRTSSTSESPTSRNEPGGSFQERKFKAPTETGTLTEASESTDEFDGLPRMDVLGQLHDTYVVAETPDGLVLIDQHAADERVNYERLRDQFAGDTTSQVLASPVELELTAAESALFEEYDEALARLGFHAALTGERTVEVTTVPAVLSETLAPDLLRDVLSEFVSTDPDEHDRNSAEAVADTLISDLACYPSITGNTSLRDGDVVSLLAALDDCDNPYACPHGRPVIIEFSEREIEDRFERDYPGHSGRRAE